From the Stigmatopora argus isolate UIUO_Sarg chromosome 12, RoL_Sarg_1.0, whole genome shotgun sequence genome, the window AAGTAAGAACCCGGTAGGCAGGCGAATACACGTCTAGAAGGCGACTACGCACACACGCAAAACCACACGCAGTGGTGTACGGCCGTGTCGTAACATCGTGAGCCACCGCCTAAGGCTTGCACGCTGACCACGGCAAGACGGCGGGTGGTGGTGGCAGCGGTGGGGGGGTTGGGGATCATTACATCAGATCTTAAAGAGGGAGCCGTGATTGTGTGGCAGGCAGCAACAGggctgtgagtgtgtgtgtgtgtatgtttgcacacacactcagacaCACAGAGACGGGTGGGTTGGAGGGGGTCGCAAAAACATTTGATGTGGTCGCACAAATATCCACAGGCTTACAATTCAGCCGGCCCCACTGGTAATGATCATTGTTACGTAAAAAGATGCTGTGTTGTTATTTGGGCTACACGATGAGGATGGCGTTGTGGAGGCTGTAATATTCCGCTTAATATACACAGAGGTGGCCAAATCGTGAAACTTGAGAAATATGCAAGTCCTGAACTTTGGTAACAATACAGACTCAGTACATTGCGGGTTAGCGTACTGTTGTTTTATTCAGCATTTCTTTAAAGCGCTTTGGGACAGCTGGGACTTTTatgaaaattcaaaataaagaaacttAATTATATGCAGGTTATCGCCtattgcaggggtgtcagacttgggttggctcgcgggccccgttaacgtcaactcgatttcatgtgggcaggtccattttagatataatatttagatttttttaaataaatggattaaaagaactggattaaaagccctgaatattcagttttttatagatctaaaacaatgtttattttagcttttatatatatatatattcagattttacaaaattatttttgaactaaaaacaaagaaaaaattgattaaaaaattacaattattgatttaaaagggggggggggaaatcaggaaatttaatatacatctatactcttcattttaatttgatcctaaaacagaaagtcagcactcatgatttactttcccgggccacacaaaatgatgcggtggaccagatttggcccccgggccgccactttgacacaggtagGCCACGTGTGTCTGTAAGTGCAAGTTTGTAAATATACCGccatgaaaaaatgcaattttgcaATGCTGTACTTTCTTAATTGCGATGAGCAAAAAATACACACCATTATTTTACCACAAAAATCCAACAAGTTCATATGTTCATTTTCTTAATCTGCCCCCCAGACGAGTTTGTGAACTCTTTCACACTATCACTGTCCAGATCACCCTAACCAAAATGACCTCCATCTCAGATTGCTTATTTGCCTCCCTTAAATGTCTCTTGAATGTTTACACTCGCATACACACGTGCACGTATATGCCCTCTTCTCCCCCCTCATTGCCAAGTCATTTAGTGGCCGGCCCAGACCCCCCTACGGTGACACTAATTTATCGTGTCGTCTTCTACGACCCAACGGTCTCTCCGGATTTACGGCCTCGACAAGCGAGGCTAGCCGTGAAATGCATGCGAGCGGGGCCGGAGCGCGTCCAACTGGCGTGATGATATACGAGTGCATTTTAAGAGCTCCTCATGTTCGCCAGACACGTGAGCACATCTTTACAGTGGACTTCCCCATATAGTTTCCGATCCGGATGTGCCGGAGAAGGAGACAGCAAACACGTGCCGGTGATGGGAAAGCGTGATTTCACCATTTGCCCTCTGAGATGAGAGCTCTCGTGAGAGGAAAATAAAGGCTCGCTCCGTATTTTAATGAGCGTTGTTGCCTGCCGCAGTGTTTTGCTGATGAGGTCGTCCATATATAAGAGTTTGAGGCCACTCACTCCTCTGTCGGGGATTTCTCACTTGCACTCAATTCCACTTTGGTCCATCGAAGCAACGCAAAAACAGTCTACGGCACGGATGTGTTGTAAACTCGTGGAAAACTgcacgcacaagaagcttaaattcagcctacattgcaTCTCttagctttaacactagatagAGATAGCCACGTAAACAGCACCTCTCCATTAGCTGAGGGGTCAAAACCTGACAACATGTTGTAAAAGTACATCTAATTTCTCAGTCCATCGAACGATCacttcaaatacattttgaaacccAATTCTTTTTACCTGATTCGGAATGTCTATTTAACAAAGACCCTTTGTTGGCCCTTGTAtcctttggggaaaaataaaaactttagaCACCCCTTACCTATGGGCTCACCCTTTAcatcagtggtgtcaaacatggTAGTTTTGATTACATCTGGAGGGccattatgtcttccaactaggctgccaaaattaatcgattaataaattgacagctttctcgattgTGCTAattgatagatcatttttggacgttcaaatgagtacaaatttttgcaattattgatttaaaatgaggaaacacaggaaataatctacaatcttcatttgaatttcatcataaaacagaaagttggcactcatcatttactttctcgggccacacaaaatgatgcggcgggccagatttggcccccgggccaccactttgacacatgctttaCATGAACTGAATTAGACTGCAATTCTAAATCTGTCAATTGCTAAGGTTGCCTGAAAGATGTACCACTAAAAATAACCTTAAAAGTAGAGTGCAAATCAACACAGATGTATCAATTTCTTCTTCTTCGGTGACCAAACTCGCTGAAACTTAACCTCTGCTGGATGCAGCTAAGTAGTATAGATCATTACAACTCAACTGCCACAAAGGGTCTCAACGCTTGCAAGAAATGAGCACAACTTGAACATGCACTAACCGTCGCATTCCAATATTTTTCTGCAACATACCACTATGGTGACTGAAGGCAGAACCTGTAGCCAAAATTGCATGGAATTAcccttttttttcagaatcctGCTAAAGAACCAATTGACTTTAGCTGGAATCTGTCGTTTACCAAAGCAGTTTTACAGAATTAGACATCTTGCGACTACTGAGGACCTGGCAAATGGCCCTTttccgagaaaaaaaagctaaaaatcaTGGACCTCCACGGCCCTGACTGTGTGGGCAGAGCAAATGTAGAAATCAGTGACAAAGACGATCTTAACAGGAAAATAGGTAAAATCCAGTTTTGGAATGAGgtcatcccagttcaaatcacCAGTAACACCAACAATCAACCATGAACTGTCATCAAGTCACATTAGTAGGCATTCTATTTTACTCCAGTTCTTTAACTAAATAGAGCAGGCAAAACACTTATCctgtttcagatttttttatacttGTTTATCATAGCTGAGAGCATCTGGATTCATTTTTTAGGGATACACTGCCACCTTTTGGCTGTTatgaacatgtttttcaacaTGCAACCCAAACGGATTTAATATTTACTTTGAATAAACACTGCAATCATCCATGTATAGTTCTTTTATGACTGCAATAACGCTAGCATGTCTTATTTTGGGCAAACTTTATATTGTAAAAGAACTGTTTTAATTTATAATCTGGGTTAAATTATGAAAGACTACATCATAAACCAAGGATGCACTTTCTTGTACTAAGTGTATCTAACCTATAGGTGGTGGTATCCCCCCACTAAAGATTTCATTGGTGAGTCTCCCTTGCAGTACATTAGGagaaatattaatatatattttaaacgcGTATTTGCAGGGGCTTGGTCCATTTTTGAGTCATCAATGAATCATGTTTAATTGTTTTAAGAATTTTTTAGCAAGTTAAAATCTTCAGTGCCGGCATATCTTGTTGCCTAATATGTTCTCCATTTCACTTCTTAGATTATTAATATTGTTGAGTTAGCTATGTTGAGCCCTACACATTTTAATATACTAGCCAGGATCTATTGTAAAACAGTGTTAAATTGCATTAGAtccaaaatactttttgtaaaGATTAGCATTAGCTGCTAATTGTTTTCATAGTAGAAATAGTCATAAATTCTGTGTCTACGGGCTTAATTTTTTCTTGTTCAAGTGATATTTATATACCTCGTTTTAAAACGTATTTTCTAATTGTAATTAAAGCCAAttttaaggattttttaaagCTGTTTTGACTGGCCCTTGTTTTCTGCCCAGTCTGCACTTTGACTCTGCATCAAAATTACGTAACATTTGGAGATGCAGGACCTCATCTCAGGTGCAACTGTGAGAGGACTCCAAGAAGATTGGGAGGCAGCATGTGAGCAACAGTGGAGCGATCAAGCGCCCCCCACCCACGTCAGATTTGGAATGAGAGGGTGGGGGGGTTATTTTAGCGCGGACTCCTCTGCAGAGTGGAGGCACTACGAGAGCGCGTGAGAGGAGCGCTTGATCCTGGCCGTCACATGGACCTTCTCAGACCACCGCAGGTTTGAcgccatcatttttttgaacccGAGCTTTCTTCTCCTTCCCACTATGGCTTGGCCGTGCATCAGCAGAGTGTGCTGCCTGGCTcgcttctggaaccaattcgaCAAGTCGGACCTCTCGGTTCCGCTCAGCATCCAGAACTACTCGGATATCTCCGAGCGGGAGGTGCGATCCGTGACCAAGCAGGTGTCCACCTCCTCGGGCCCCGGACCGCGTGGCGTTGGCGGCTCGCCGACCCGAGGTTCTTTTAGGGTGCGCAGGGAGCCTAGTTACAAGCCTCGGGAGGACTACCAACCCCCGGAGGTGCCTTTTCCCAGCGTCACGCAGTACAAGCAAGACTTTAAACCCTGGCCTATTCCCAGGAAAGACCATTTCCCTTGGATCAGTAACGGGGGCAGCTCAGCGGGGAGGCTGGAGTTGAAAGAGCAAGACAGGGGCTCCTACAGGTAGTCCAGAATTTAAGTGCTTTCTTTGCATGGCAGATGATGCCATTCAAGCATGGGCCAAAATATTTTGATAGCTAATCCTATGAAAATTTGATGCCGCCTCCTCCCTcactcaaaataataatttatgcaCGTTCAAGCAGTTTGTTACATTTgttctgggaaaaaaagtgtaactATGTTATGGTAAGAGTGATGCCTGAATTTGTTGAAGTGCTGCATAGGTATTTCAAGTGATGATTTTCAACTTTTCTCTAAGGAATTCTCTTACAAGGTGTAAAGAAAATACTGTTTGTCTGTAAAGGAATTGAAAGTATATACAAGCGGCTGTCTACACGAGACCACCTGGTGAGGGTGGTCTCAATTGGTTCAAACTAGCTATGTTGAATTATTATTAGATGTTTACATTgccaaaaatgtccaaattaaACATCAGGTGGGAATTTAATCAAACTCTTGTGGCAATTGTGTAAATGAATTGTGCTGGTGAACATAATTTGAACATTGAAATTTAAATTAGAGTTTAACCAAAACTGTTCAGAAGATAATCCTAATAATTTTGTATCAAAGCCACCAGAGGGTCCAAAATCTATTTGATTGTGCAAGCATCTGCTTTTAAGGAGAACTGCCTTTTTTCCAATTATGTGAATAGTTTAATTCCAGCCATTAGAGGCCTTTCTTTTATACTCTTTGACACCAAAAGAACAGCCTATCTACACTGCTGTGGCTTCAACTAGAAGAAAGACCTCAGTCTAGATGGAAGGAACTGTAAAAGCTAATATCCAGTGTTCCCAGAAAACCTCAACATATCAGCTATAGACCAAAATGAAGCCGTGAAAAGCCTACAAGAACCTCCAAAATTCAGCCGTTAATCATTTCCCACCGGGTCACTCTTCCTCCAGACAAGAATGCAGACCACGAGCAAAAAGCAGCAAGAACCAAGCGGCAAACGAAACCCTTCACGTCCCAACCGAGACCAGCTACCAGGCCGCCTACAGCGCCGAGGCCCTTCGATCAGTAGGGCCACAGCAGGGTGGCGTCGCCTCTGCGAGTACAAATACACAACCCACCGCCTCCGTCGCCCGGCCCGTCCCGGCCGGCCCCTCCTACAATCCTCTGGTCCCGCACGGTATCCAGCACGATAAGACTGAGCTCAGCACATCCACTAAGGGGCAGGTGAGCGTTGTCAAAGTCTCATAAATTATGCCAGTGACTTTAGCTTACAGTAGTTTTAGCCACACTCAACCTGCCCAAAAATCATCTTAACTTGATCTCCTACTTTTGGGCAAGCCAAAGTAGTTCTGCAGCAGCACGTGTCTCAAAATGACCCGGCTCTTTAAACCAGGCCATATTAGGTCATTCAGATGGTTGACCTCATTAGAAGACACTTTGTAAAAATCCAGAGGAAAGTGACAAGGTTTCCTTCAATTTGTCCAACAACATTCAGTCGGGTAATACGTAGATATGCCTGACATTACCATTGCACTACTGCACCGTTGTGAAAATACAAAAGGGAACACAGTATGCAACAAAAGATTAATTTGGGAGTGAAAGGCATATGCTGTACATCCAAATGTTGACGAGTTCCAATAATACAGTTTGACAAGGTTTGGAGCTTCCCGG encodes:
- the map6d1 gene encoding uncharacterized protein map6d1 yields the protein MAWPCISRVCCLARFWNQFDKSDLSVPLSIQNYSDISEREVRSVTKQVSTSSGPGPRGVGGSPTRGSFRVRREPSYKPREDYQPPEVPFPSVTQYKQDFKPWPIPRKDHFPWISNGGSSAGRLELKEQDRGSYRQECRPRAKSSKNQAANETLHVPTETSYQAAYSAEALRSVGPQQGGVASASTNTQPTASVARPVPAGPSYNPLVPHGIQHDKTELSTSTKGQEHLVRTKLPPNPSAVFQSRSRAF